The following proteins come from a genomic window of Acomys russatus chromosome 17, mAcoRus1.1, whole genome shotgun sequence:
- the Krt84 gene encoding keratin, type II cuticular Hb4, whose protein sequence is MPSNGFFHFYEASPHVHTQHKRGDGDPLVSQGLLAPAHPTPRCSSAVAHKATMSCRSYRASSGHRVGSFSSCSAMGPQRLNRFRASSVPCRSGSGFWGLGGFGSRSVINVGSSSPRMAAGCSRPVRCGVGFGAGNGMAFGSGDGSGVGLGFRASGGVGVGFGAGSGLGYGFSGPGFGYRLGGIGGPSAPCITAVTVNQSLLTPLNLEIDPNAQRVKKDEKEQIKTLNNKFASFIDKVRFLEQQNKLLETKWSFLQDQKCVRNNLDPLFDNYINNLRRQLDVLVSDQARLQAERNQMQDILEGFKKKYEEEVGCRASAENEFVALKKDVDTAFLNKSDLEANMDALVQEVEFLKALYLEETQLLQSHISETSVIVKMDNSRDLNLDGIVAEVKAQYEEVARRSRADVESWYQTKYEEMRVTAGQHCDNLRSTRDEINELTRLIQRLKAEIEHTKAQRAKLEAAVAEAEQQGEAALNDAKCKLADLEGALQQAKQDMARQLREYQELMNAKLGLDIEIATYRRLLEGEESRICEGVGPVNISVSSSRGGVLCGPESLVSGSGLSRNGGVAFSSSSGVCATGGVLASSSLRAGGDLLSSGPRGGSVLVGDACAPNIPCPLPTEGGFSSCSGGRGNRSSSVRFSSTTTSRRTRY, encoded by the exons ATGCCTTCAAAtggctttttccatttttatgaggCCAGTCCTCATGTCCACACACAACATAAAAGGGGTGACGGGGATCCACTAGTCTCACAGGGACTCCTAGCTCCAGCTCACCCCACTCCACGTTGCTCCTCAGCTGTCGCCCACAAAGCCACCATGTCTTGCCGCTCCTACAGAGCCAGCTCTGGCCATCGGGTTGGCAGCTTCAGCTCTTGCTCGGCGATGGGCCCTCAGCGTCTGAACCGCTTCAGGGCGAGCTCTGTCCCCTGCAGGAGTGGGTCTGGTTTCTGGGGCTTGGGTGGCTTTGGTAGTCGGAGCGTCATCAACGTCGGATCCTCCTCACCCCGGATGGCAGCCGGGTGTTCTCGTCCTGTCCGCTGCGGAGTTGGCTTTGGAGCTGGCAATGGGATGGCCTTTGGTTCTGGTGATGGGAGTGGAGTTGGTTTGGGCTTCAGGGCCAGCGGTGGTGTCGGCGTGGGGTTTGGAGCCGGAAGTGGCCTTGGCTATGGTTTCAGCGGCCCCGGCTTTGGCTACAGACTTGGAGGAATTGGAGGCCCATCAGCCCCCTGTATCACAGCTGTGACTGTTAACCAGAGCCTGCTGACACCCCTCAACCTGGAGATCGACCCCAATGCCCAGAGGGTGAAGAAAGATGAGAAGGAGCAGATCAAGACCCTCAACAACAAGTTTGCCTCCTTCATCGACAAG GTGCGGTTCCTGGAGCAACAGAATAAACTCCTAGAGACCAAGTGGAGCTTCCTCCAAGACCAGAAATGTGTCCGGAACAACCTAGACCCTCTCTTCGACAACTATATCAACAACCTGCGCAGGCAGCTGGATGTACTAGTCAGTGACCAGGCTCGGCTGCAGGCTGAGAGGAACCAGATGCAGGACATTCTCGAGGGCTTCAAAAAGAA GTATGAAGAGGAGGTAGGATGCCGAGCCAGCGCGGAGAACGAGTTCGTAGCTCTGAAGAAG gatgtAGACACAGCTTTCCTGAATAAATCTGACCTGGAAGCCAATATGGATGCCCTGGTCCAGGAAGTTGAATTCCTGAAGGCTCTGTATCTGGAG GAAACTCAGTTGCTGCAGTCACACATCTCAGAGACATCTGTCATCGTGAAGATGGACAACAGCCGGGACCTGAACCTGGACGGGATCGTAGCCGAAGTGAAGGCCCAGTACGAGGAGGTGGCAAGGCGCAGCCGGGCAGATGTGGAGTCCTGGTACCAGACCAAG tATGAGGAGATGCGGGTGACAGCTGGCCAGCACTGTGACAATCTCCGAAGCACAAGGGACGAGATCAATGAGCTGACCCGGCTGATCCAGAGGCTGAAAGCAGAGATCGAGCATACCAAGGCTcag CGCGCCAAGCTGGAGGCCGCCGTGGCCGAGGCCGAGCAGCAAGGTGAGGCTGCCCTCAACGATGCCAAGTGCAAGCTGGCAGACCTGGAGGGCGCCCTGCAGCAGGCCAAGCAGGACATGGCGCGCCAGCTGCGTGAGTACCAGGAGCTCATGAACGCCAAACTGGGGCTGGACATCGAGATCGCCACCTACAGGCGgctgctggaaggagaggagagcag gaTCTGTGAAGGTGTTGGACCAGTCAACATAT cTGTGAGCAGCTCTCGGGGAGGTGTACTGTGCGGCCCCGAGTCCTTGGTCTCGGGATCTGGCCTTTCCCGCAATGGAGGTGTCGCCTTCTCCAGCAGCAGTGGCGTCTGTGCCACTGGAGGGGTCCTGGCTTCCTCGAGCCTGAGGGCTGGTGGGGACCTGCTGAGCTCTGGGCCCAGAGGAGGCTCTGTGCTGGTGGGCGATGCCTGCGCCCCCAACATCCCCTGCCCGCTGCCCACTGAGGGTGGCTTCAGCAGCTGCAGCGGTGGTCGGGGAAACCGAAGCTCCAGTGTCCGCTTCTCATCCACTACAACTTCCCGGAGGACCAGGTACTGA
- the Krt82 gene encoding keratin, type II cuticular Hb2 translates to MSCRNLQLSSRCGSRGFSSSSATTPRMVTHYEVSKGPCRPGGGGGLRALGCLGSRSLCNVGFGKPRVASRCGMSGFGYRAGAACGPPSCITPVTINESLLVPLELEIDPTVQRVKRDEKEQIKCLNNRFASFINKVRFLEQKNKLLETKWNFMQQQRSCQNNMEPLFEGYICALRRQLDCVSGDHGRLEAELCSLQDALEGYKKKYEEELSLRPCAENEFVTLKKDVDTAFLVKADLETNLEALEHETEFLKALFEEEISLLQSQISETSVIVKMDNSRDLDVDGIVAEIKAQYDDIASRSKAEAEAWYQCRYEELRLTAGNHCDNLRNRKNEILEMNRLIQRLQQDIEAVKGQRCKLEGAIAQAEQQGEAALSDAKCKLAGLEEALQKAKQDMACLLKEYQEVMNSKLGLDIEIATYRRLLEGEEHRLCEGIGPVNISVSSSKGAVLYEPCVVGTPMLRTEYCTGPTGVLRNSGGCSVVGTGGGSELYIPCEPQGFLGCGSGRSSSIKMGAGSNSCSR, encoded by the exons ATGTCGTGCCGAAACTTGCAGCTGAGCTCCAGATGCGGCAGCCGGGGTTTCAGCTCAAGCTCAGCCACCACGCCCCGGATGGTAACCCACTATGAAGTGAGCAAGGGGCCCTGCCGGCCTGGGGGCGGTGGGGGCCTCAGAGCCCTGGGCTGCCTTGGCTCTCGGAGCCTGTGCAATGTGGGCTTCGGGAAGCCCCGTGTGGCCTCCCGATGTGGCATGTCAGGCTTTGGGTACCGGGCGGGAGCTGCCTGCGGACCTCCGAGCTGCATCACCCCTGTCACCATCAATGAGAGCCTGCTggtccccctggagctggagattgACCCGACGGTGCAGAGGGTGAAGAGGGACGAGAAGGAGCAAATCAAATGCCTCAATAACAGATTCGCGTCCTTCATCAACAAG GTACGGTTCCTGGAGCAGAAAAACAAGCTGCTGGAGACCAAGTGGAACTTTATGCAGCAGCAGAGAAGTTGCCAGAACAACATGGAGCCGCTCTTCGAGGGCTACATCTGTGCGCTGCGGCGACAGCTGGACTGTGTGTCGGGGGACCACGGGAGACTAGAAGCCGAGCTCTGCAGCCTCCAGGATGCGCTGGAGGGTTACAAGAAAAA GTATGAAGAGGAGCTGTCCTTGCGGCCCTGTGCCGAGAATGAGTTTGTCACCTTGAAGAAG GATGTGGACACAGCCTTCCTGGTGAAGGCCGACCTGGAAACCAATTTGGAGGCTCTAGAACACGAGACTGAGTTCCTGAAAGCCCTGTTTGAGGAG gAGATCAGCCTGCTGCAGTCTCAGATCTCTGAGACCTCCGTCATCGTGAAGATGGACAACAGCCGGGACCTGGACGTGGACGGCATCGTAGCTGAGATCAAGGCTCAGTATGACGACATTGCCAGCCGAAGCAAAGCGGAAGCAGAGGCCTGGTACCAGTGCCGG TACGAGGAGTTGAGGTTGACGGCTGGGAACCACTGTGACAACCTGCGCAACCGCAAGAACGAGATCCTGGAAATGAACAGGCTGATCCAGCGGCTGCAGCAGGACATTGAAGCAGTCAAAGGCCAG CGTTGCAAACTAGAGGGAGCCATTGCTCAGGCAGAGCAACAGGGGGAAGCCGCCCTCAGCGACGCCAAGTGCAAGCTGGCAGGGCTGGAGGAGGCCCTGCAGAAGGCCAAGCAGGACATGGCCTGCCTGCTCAAGGAGTACCAGGAGGTGATGAACTCCAAGCTGGGGCTGGACATCGAGATCGCCACCTACAGGCGCCTGCTGGAGGGCGAGGAGCACCG GTTGTGTGAAGGCATCGGGCCTGTGAATATCT CTGTCAGTAGCTCCAAAGGTGCAGTTCTCTACGAGCCTTGTGTGGTTGGCACACCCATGCTGAGGACCGAATATTGCACGGGGCCTACGGGCGTCCTGAGGAACAGCGGAGGCTGCAGCGTGGTCGGCACTGGCGGCGGCAGCGAACTCTACATCCCTTGTGAGCCCCAAGGGTTCCTGGGATGTGGGAGTGGGCGGAGCTCCAGCATCAAGATGGGGGCAGGTAGCAACTCATGCAGCCGCTAG